The Natrinema amylolyticum genome includes the window AGTGGGCCTCTAAACCATAATCCCGCCTTCTGTGTTCCTTATCATCTACAACTACAAACCAACTTATATAGTTAAAATGTGAAATCTTGCGTACTCGTGAAAGGCCGTTCATGATCTGGTTCACGAGAATGATATACAACCGAAGAGAGACGAAATCCCCGGTTACAGAGCTATAGACTGAGTTAGGATTCAAATCACCTATTAGAAATAACTACTGTACCTCGCTAATGAGATAAAAACGGCATATTTTATTCCATACTATGAAAATATGTTAAACCATATATTTATTTTACTAAAATAACATAAATGCCTTTCACTTCTCGTCGGACATACAATATTTCACCGGCCAAAGCAAGGCTCTAATTCCAGACTATATCGAATGGAAATCGGAACACCATAGAACGTATTTTCGGTAACTTAATCAGTAAACCCCTTATTCCTCTACTATATTATCCGCGCTAAACCTTAAACCGACGAAAAGAGCTCGAACAATATGCTACTTGGTTCACTACGCCAAACTAAACACTACTGTACTCCTTATGCGAATCTCTTAATACCGGACACTGACAATAGAACTCTAACGAACGTCAAATCATGTATTCTATTGAACAGGTGTTGCGGGGGATACGTAAACCACGTCGCGTTGCTGTTGAGCTAAACCGGATTTATAATGAATATCTCCTAAATGTCGATCGAATTTCGGTTATGGAACAGGATTGGGACAACCTGATTATTTTGGATGCCTGTCGATTCGATCTATTTGAAGAAGTGTCAAAATTCGATGGAGATCTTAATTCAGTAATTTCTCAAGGTTCATCAACTGCGGAGTTCCTCCGCGGTAATTTCGCTGATAACAGCTACTACGATACGGTCTATGTTTCGGCGAACCCACAACTGGAGCGCCACGATATGGTAGAGAATTTTTACGCTTGTAAGCGACTCTGGGAAAATCACTGGGACCCTGATCTTCATACTGTGATGCCGTCAGACGTAACTGACAGTGCTATTGAAACAATCGAAAAACATCCGAATAAACGGCTTATCATTCACTACGTCCAGCCCCACTTCCCGTTTATCGGCGAACTTGGCCGTGAGATAACCCATTCCGGATTTGCTGAGACACCAGGTGAGTTGGACGAAACAGACGCTCCGACAGTGTGGGAGCAACTGGAGAGTGGGAATCTCTCAGGGTCCCTCGTCTGGAATGCGTACCGGGAAAATCTTGAATGTACACTTCCGGAGGTACAACGCCTGCTCAATTCTATCGATGGGAAATCAATCGTGACCGCTGACCACGGAAATGCATTCGGCGAAATGGGTGTGTACGGACATCCAGGGAATCACTATATTGATGCACTGGTCCGCGTTCCGTGGCAGATTGTCAGTGGCAAAGAACGAAGGTCAATAACTAGTGCTAGTGAAAAACTAGATAATTACCGAAAAGAGGATTCTACAGTTCAAGATCGCCTTGCAGATTTAGGATATAAGTCCTGAAGGTCAGATTTCCAGTCCGCTCTATTTGATGATGTTCTCAATATCCTCTGCTTGGTTTAGGTCCGTGTGGAAAAAGTCTTCATTTCTGGAGATCTTCTCTTCAGACCAGTCCCACCATGATATATTATTTATCTTTTCTCTCGTGGGTTGTTCAAAACGATATTTTCTGTGACTTGCTGGAACGCCGGCGACAAGTGAGTAAGGTTCCACATCATCCACTACGATTGCTCCTGCAGCGACTATTGCTCCATCACCAATGGTTACTCCAGGTAAGATGATTGCTTTTGTTCCTATCCAGACATCATTTCCGATGCATATAGGTTCACATTCTGTTGGAAGTGGCGTTCCAATTTTGTCTTTATAGAAACTAAGCTGCATACTGGGCCAGTCTGTTTTATGGTTTCGACTTTGAAATGTTGAGTTTCTAGCAATTGCACAATATTTCCCGATCGTTATTTCTCCCCCCATCATTTCAACAGAATCATTCAGAACTGTTCCTCGTTTAATCGTTATATCGCCCCGTATCCTTGACCCCGACCTTACTGTACACCCCTCATCTATTTTCACATTCCCCCGTATCTGACTACCTGACTGAATTACGGTGTTTTCACCTAGATCAATTTTTCCGGCCAATTTTACCCCACGCTCTATTTTTGACGATTTACTTGCACATATATTATCTATTATAGGGGACTTATTTATAAGAAATCTGATTGGAAATGGATACCCAGTACCAGTTGCGATTTTCCCACCTATCGAACGGACTACTGAAGGTACAGCCATCATTATGATAGATATCCTCTTTCGCTGGCTTATAGGACTTGGCCATCCGTCAGCCCTTTTAACTCATCCACCGAATGGTGTTTATGAGTACAAGTATGAAGGTCGGAATTGGTGTTGAGAGGTTGTTTGGGCCACAAAATGGTCCGAGAACATACCGACGTAGACTCTGTCCTGCTCTTCTTGAACTAGACGCCGATCTCGAGCTATTTTGTTTTCACTTTACTAAACAGACCCATGAATTGTTTGACCACCCTCGGGTACAATCAGTTCTTTTACCATCAAGTCCGTTGCTTGCGGAAAGACGATTAAACCGCCTTAATCTTGATGTGATTCACCTAGAAGCAGCCCTTCACCGCTTTCCATTTATTAGTTTCTTTAATACACCGACTGTTTCAACAATTCATGGTATCGAACCAATAACGCTAGATAGTATGGAATCATCTCTGAAGGTAGATGTTGAGAAAAAGTATATCTGGCCACAATTAGCTCGGACTCTTGACCAAATCATAGCGGTCTCAGGTGTTGCAAAGAGACAGCTACTTGACAACTATCCACTCAAGCCAGACCAGGTAACTGCCGTCTACAACGGCATCAATCATGAGCAGTTTAGTCCACTCGCCGAAACGGCTGTCGACGAGGTGTTCACGAACCTTGGTGTTGAACGTCCATACTACGTCTCTGTGAACAGTTATACCGAGCGGAAAAACCCCGAGACTCTCATCCAAGCGTTCGACGCAGTTGCTGATACACTTCCAGAGTACTCCTTCTTGATCGCCGGACCGGGCTGGGAGAAACCAAAGGTGAATCGACTTCTCCGCGAATCCGACAACGACGACCGCATCCATCGCCTCGGAACAGTGCCATACGAGGCACTGCCTGCGCTGTACACCGGTGCTACGGCTATTGTTTCCCCCACTTATCAGGAAAATTTTGGCCTTACACTTGCAGAGTCAATGGCATGTGGCACGCCGGTCATCGCGTCCAACGTCTTCGCGGTTCCTGAGACAGTCGGTAATGGGGGTATTCTTATTGATGACCCCGAGGATACAGCCGGTTTCGCAGCAGCGATGGAGCGCCTCGCAACTCACGACGAACTCCGTGCTGAATACGAACAGTCCGCCCAAGAGCAGGCTAGTCGGTATACTTGGGAGCGGTGTGCAAGTGATGTCTTGGATGTCTACGAATCTATGGTTGACTAGTCAGACTTATCAGTAGAGCTAATTACGTAGTTACTATTGACTCTGCCGATCTGTATTCCACCGGCAGCGAAAATCACTGCGGGTACCATAACGACCACCCACTTCAGAGTGTTGACCATCGTTGGTGAGAAGTCGCCACGCATTGTCCCAACGACGAACTGTGTGGCGAAGATCGAGTAGAAAATCACCAGTCCGGGATTTGTTGCGGACGACGGTCGGAGGTAGCCCATGACTTTCCCAACGATGACTCCGAGGACGAGTCCACCTACTAGGACACCGACTATCCCGAAATTCAGATATAACTCACCAGCGATGAACGGCGGTGTACCGGAGCCGACGATGCCCTCACCTCTTGCATAGATGAGAACGCCGAGTTGCTGGCCAAGGTTGATTGGCTTCGATGGCCACACTGCTCGTGGAACTGGAAACACAGCCCACGTGAACAGTGTGCTCCCAAAGCGGTAACCGGACTCTTCGGGTACCATGTGGAGGATATGTGCGTGAGCAACAACATTACCCCTGTTAGCCTCAAAAAATCCAATCAGGCTCTCCGGACGGAGAAGGTTCCCTACCTCAAGAGCCGAAGCCCCTTGCCACGACGCTTTCCGGAACTGTAGCATTGCGTTCGACAAGAAAATGCCGGTGGGGACAACAGATACAAGTTTGGCACCTGTCACCTGTTCATCTAAATAATATGCAATAACGAGTAGCGCGATGAGAAAGAGCAGGAGCGTCGACCGTTGGCTTGTGTAGAAGGGGAGGAATGTAGCGGGGAGAAAGCTCAGTCCAAACAGTATACCAGAAGTCCACCGCTGAGACAAACTGGACGTGAGATAGTTGGCAAACAAGATGATCGATCCATACTGGAGAAACTGCGCCGTCCACCGGATATACTCGTTCGGTGGCCGCCGTTTTGTAGAGAGATCACTGAGTGAGGTCGGTATCCCCCCAGTTGTCAGCAACAGCGCCAAGAATCCTACTGTGCCGATAGAAACAAATACGAGTCCTATGCAACGCGCGCGCTCGTGGTTCCAGCGCCCCATCGTGACGGGCGGTCGTCTCTCGCGCCCAGACCAAAGTGCCACCCCAGTCATGAGCGCGGCCACGTAAACGACGATCAGTAGCATTGGAAGGACGAGGTACTCAGGATCGTTTCCAAGCAACAGTCGGCGGTCATCGGGACCAAACGCGGCAATATCAAGTACTGGGCCGAAGACTGAGATGAGGTAACCGAGGCCAAGAAACGCCGTTGGAGCGAAAAAGTCGCCACCTGACACATACTTCACCGCGATTGGTGCCCCACCACAGATGGCCAATACCACGAGAGTACCGTTCGCCGAAACCGGCGCGATAGCTACGACTACTGATAGCGGCAGGGCGAATATGAGTGTAACTATCGTGGTGAGGTCTGACTTATCAAGTTGGTAAGTGAAAAAATTGTTATTATTCATCGATACCCGAGACTTTCCAAATGGTGCTTTACATCGTCGCTGAGCCCCTCGGTGCCTGCTTGCCCTGCACCTGCTCTCGGGGTCGGGCAATACTTCGAAAGGTCTCGCTCAATTGCCTCGTCGTCGACTGTCGCGCCGTCTAGTTCGAAGTCCCGACCGCCCCGGACATACAGTTTGGTGTTCCCCCGGTCATCTCGGACTAGTTTGTGCGTCTTGCTAATGACTGTCGCATACCGTCTGTCGAAGTGTGCCCCCTTGAACCCATCTGTAGCCGCTTCCGGGGTGTACTTGGGATTGACGTACTCCGCGACGGCCGGTTCGTCGTTCCGTTGTATATTAACCGTTTCTCCGCTCACACGGAGGATCTCCTGAAAGACGTAGCGGAGGTCAACCGGGCTCGACGGGTCAGCGGTAGGGCTCTCCCCGTTAGGGTATCTGATGACCAGCGGCACCTGCAACACCGTATCATGAACCGAGAACCGATGGGCCATGAGCCCATGGTCCCCGATGTTCTCGCCGTGATCGCCGACGACGATCACCATCGTGTCATTCGAGTGGTCCGCCTCGTCCAGCGTCTGAAACAACTGACTGAGTTGATCATCCAGATACCTCAACTCCCCATCGTAGAGCCGGCGCAATTGTTCGAACTCGGTGTTACTGATATCAATATTGCCAAGATGATATTCTTCGCTCTGCCCGCTCAGTTCGGTCAGGTCCTCCGTTTCGTCGGCGTCAAGGAAGGAGACAGAGTCCTCGTGATGCTGGTAGGGCGCGTGACCCTCCATGTAGTTCAGGAAGAGAAAGAGTGGTTCCTCAGAACTGTCAAGCAGATCAATCGCGTCCGCCGTCGTCCTCGCGCCGCCAAAGTCGGCTCGTCGGTAGAGCCACTTCCCGTAAAGCCCGTTCACAAGGTTCTTCAGTGGGTTCCCGGAGGTAAGCGTTTTCGCCAACTCCTGTACGCTCGGGTTCGTCTTTAGCACATGACCGATATCACGCGTCTCACGGAACAACTGCCACTGCTTATAGAGCGACTCAAATCCCCGGTTGAACCCGAAGTGGTCGCTTATCCAGATATTATTGCTGATACCGGTCGTGGCGTACCCCCGGTTGCGTAACCGCTCGGCAAGCGTCGGACAATCGGGGTTGAAGTAGAGCGAGCCGCCGTGACAGCCGTGTTCAGATGGGAGCTGTCCTGTGAACAGCGATGCATGAGCTGGCAGCGTCCATGGTGCATTCGTGTACGCCCGCTTGAACACGGTGGCATCCTCGCCGAACTGTCGGAGGTTCGGCATGGTTTCTCGATCGTGACCGTAGAGATCTAAGCTACGTGCTCTGACGGTATCCAGCACGACGAGAACAATGTTCGGACGCTCGAAAGACTCCATTTAGCCGTGATTTCTCAGGTGGTGTATAAAGTGTTCCGACCTTATCGAACAGTCTGCCGTCTGTTGGTAAGTCTGATTATTATAACTGCTATTGACTGAATCAAATTCTCAACAAACAGACGCCAGTTGGGAAAGTATAGAAGTGGACAATATCGTTTCGGTGTCACTGCTCAAAAGCGACTCATAACGCCAACGCTAACAAGCCCGGTGATACATTAAGCGAGAGCACACCCCCTCTTTACGTTCGAGAGTGTGATATCATGAGCACCTCAGGCGGGGCTCAAACCGCGAGAGACATGAAGCGTCACGTCGTCCGTGCTTACTGCGTGATGCACCGTATTCCCACGAGCGCGAACTCAAAGCATTGGGCAGCGTAGCGAGATCGCGGCAACAACCTATACCAAATGCCACCCTTTCAAGCAATATCACGATTCGTGATATCGCATTCCGCTTTGCTTTGATGACAGACAATCTTGAGACAGAAATTGTGACGCCGACTATGAGAAAGCCGTAGGCATATATCGTTATCGAAGCGTCGTCAGGCATCCGTGGTTTTCCGAGCGTGACTGAAGATCATATCATTCCCCGACCGAGTGTGCAGGGACGATTTGTTCTTTCCTCCGAAAATCTATTCGGAAAATTCTGAATCGATATCATACCATTGGATAGTCTCTCGTAAACCGTCGCGGAACGGTGTTGATGCCTCCCAGTCGAATTTAGTTTTTGCCCGGGTTATATCCAACTTGCGACGGGGCTGGCCATCAGGCTTCGAAGTATCCCATTCAATCGCACCGTTAAAGCCCGTCTCCTCAGCGATCAGTTCAACCAGTTCGCGGATCGAGATCTCTTCCCCACTGCCGAGGTTGACTGGTTCCGAGGCGTTGTATTTCTCAGTTGCATTAAGGATTCCTTCGGCTGCATCCTTGACATACAGGAACTCGCGAGTTGGCTTACCAGTCCCCCACGCCGT containing:
- the wzy gene encoding O-antigen polysaccharide polymerase Wzy — protein: MNNNNFFTYQLDKSDLTTIVTLIFALPLSVVVAIAPVSANGTLVVLAICGGAPIAVKYVSGGDFFAPTAFLGLGYLISVFGPVLDIAAFGPDDRRLLLGNDPEYLVLPMLLIVVYVAALMTGVALWSGRERRPPVTMGRWNHERARCIGLVFVSIGTVGFLALLLTTGGIPTSLSDLSTKRRPPNEYIRWTAQFLQYGSIILFANYLTSSLSQRWTSGILFGLSFLPATFLPFYTSQRSTLLLFLIALLVIAYYLDEQVTGAKLVSVVPTGIFLSNAMLQFRKASWQGASALEVGNLLRPESLIGFFEANRGNVVAHAHILHMVPEESGYRFGSTLFTWAVFPVPRAVWPSKPINLGQQLGVLIYARGEGIVGSGTPPFIAGELYLNFGIVGVLVGGLVLGVIVGKVMGYLRPSSATNPGLVIFYSIFATQFVVGTMRGDFSPTMVNTLKWVVVMVPAVIFAAGGIQIGRVNSNYVISSTDKSD
- a CDS encoding sulfatase encodes the protein MESFERPNIVLVVLDTVRARSLDLYGHDRETMPNLRQFGEDATVFKRAYTNAPWTLPAHASLFTGQLPSEHGCHGGSLYFNPDCPTLAERLRNRGYATTGISNNIWISDHFGFNRGFESLYKQWQLFRETRDIGHVLKTNPSVQELAKTLTSGNPLKNLVNGLYGKWLYRRADFGGARTTADAIDLLDSSEEPLFLFLNYMEGHAPYQHHEDSVSFLDADETEDLTELSGQSEEYHLGNIDISNTEFEQLRRLYDGELRYLDDQLSQLFQTLDEADHSNDTMVIVVGDHGENIGDHGLMAHRFSVHDTVLQVPLVIRYPNGESPTADPSSPVDLRYVFQEILRVSGETVNIQRNDEPAVAEYVNPKYTPEAATDGFKGAHFDRRYATVISKTHKLVRDDRGNTKLYVRGGRDFELDGATVDDEAIERDLSKYCPTPRAGAGQAGTEGLSDDVKHHLESLGYR
- a CDS encoding CatB-related O-acetyltransferase — its product is MMAVPSVVRSIGGKIATGTGYPFPIRFLINKSPIIDNICASKSSKIERGVKLAGKIDLGENTVIQSGSQIRGNVKIDEGCTVRSGSRIRGDITIKRGTVLNDSVEMMGGEITIGKYCAIARNSTFQSRNHKTDWPSMQLSFYKDKIGTPLPTECEPICIGNDVWIGTKAIILPGVTIGDGAIVAAGAIVVDDVEPYSLVAGVPASHRKYRFEQPTREKINNISWWDWSEEKISRNEDFFHTDLNQAEDIENIIK
- a CDS encoding glycosyltransferase family 4 protein — translated: MKVGIGVERLFGPQNGPRTYRRRLCPALLELDADLELFCFHFTKQTHELFDHPRVQSVLLPSSPLLAERRLNRLNLDVIHLEAALHRFPFISFFNTPTVSTIHGIEPITLDSMESSLKVDVEKKYIWPQLARTLDQIIAVSGVAKRQLLDNYPLKPDQVTAVYNGINHEQFSPLAETAVDEVFTNLGVERPYYVSVNSYTERKNPETLIQAFDAVADTLPEYSFLIAGPGWEKPKVNRLLRESDNDDRIHRLGTVPYEALPALYTGATAIVSPTYQENFGLTLAESMACGTPVIASNVFAVPETVGNGGILIDDPEDTAGFAAAMERLATHDELRAEYEQSAQEQASRYTWERCASDVLDVYESMVD